Proteins encoded within one genomic window of Lentimicrobium sp. L6:
- a CDS encoding CotH kinase family protein, whose product MKQILQLSFALFFSSFAFGQSFYDINTINTIEITFEESNWDYLLDQMAQAGDEERLMGSVSINGQVFDSAGIRYKGNSTYSSNQVKNPLNIKLDYIINDQSLEGYGTLKLANGFKDPSLVREVLSYETARKYFPASQSNYANVYINGTHLGLYTNDQSVDKFFMQSNFGSRDNTRAKGEITSNGPPSGGVWEYYGADSSNYYGYYDMKSDYGWEELIQFLDTLNNHEEYVHQVLDIDRHLWFLAFSNLLVNLDGPINNPQNHYLYKDDNGRFNPIPWDLNESFGGFRSHQTLGNLSTNQLQQFSPFANINEDDFPIISKILSNETYRKMYVAHMKTIIEENFSDDQYLDRALEIQSIIEEDVQADQNKFYSYSEFTSNLYNSVGGGPNSVIGISQLMDARVDYILGLSDFQAAQPQIASASYSPEEVSANSEVWLSTEVEQAEQVFLAYRQSQLGIFEKVEMFDDGNHQDGAAGDGVYGISILVSHSDIQYYIYAANTDAVAFLPVRAEYEFFDISVNNDLVINELMADNESTVVDQNGEYDDWIELYNNSNTTIELEGIYLSDDATEPDMWAFPDTNILAGDYLIIWADKDEEQSGLHADLKLSSSGESLFLYDTDLNVIDQVTFTEQKADTSYGRYPNGTGDFAEMMATFSEENEPLIMDVSNLESLNSGIQLDQNIPNPFTHQTQINIEIEKTGYVSLGVYNMYGQLIETLEAGEKQAGKYSYQWNADNNKTGVYLYQLQFEGQSLVKKMLVQ is encoded by the coding sequence ATGAAACAAATATTACAATTAAGCTTTGCATTGTTCTTTTCGAGTTTTGCATTTGGTCAGTCTTTTTATGATATCAATACTATTAACACCATAGAAATCACTTTTGAAGAGTCTAATTGGGATTATTTACTCGATCAAATGGCTCAAGCAGGCGACGAAGAAAGGTTGATGGGTAGCGTATCCATTAATGGACAAGTTTTTGACAGTGCAGGAATTAGATATAAAGGAAATAGTACCTATAGTTCTAATCAAGTTAAAAACCCGCTCAATATCAAATTAGATTATATTATTAATGATCAATCATTGGAAGGATATGGGACCTTAAAACTGGCTAATGGATTTAAAGATCCAAGTCTTGTTCGAGAAGTACTTAGCTATGAAACTGCCCGAAAATATTTCCCTGCGAGCCAATCAAATTATGCCAATGTATACATCAACGGAACCCATTTAGGCTTGTATACCAATGACCAAAGCGTAGATAAATTCTTTATGCAAAGTAATTTTGGTAGCAGAGATAACACCCGTGCAAAGGGTGAAATTACCTCAAACGGACCTCCATCGGGTGGCGTTTGGGAATATTATGGAGCAGATTCTAGCAACTATTATGGATATTACGATATGAAATCCGATTATGGTTGGGAGGAGCTTATCCAGTTTTTAGATACTCTGAACAATCACGAAGAATACGTCCATCAAGTTTTAGATATTGATCGTCACCTGTGGTTTTTAGCCTTTTCCAATCTATTGGTTAATTTAGATGGCCCTATCAATAATCCACAAAATCATTACCTCTATAAAGATGATAATGGAAGATTCAACCCTATTCCTTGGGATTTAAACGAAAGCTTTGGGGGATTTCGCTCCCACCAAACATTGGGTAATTTGAGTACTAACCAATTACAACAGTTTAGCCCATTTGCCAATATTAATGAAGATGATTTTCCAATTATCAGTAAAATTCTAAGCAATGAAACATACCGTAAAATGTATGTGGCTCACATGAAAACCATCATAGAAGAGAATTTCAGTGATGACCAATATCTTGATCGCGCACTGGAAATACAAAGTATAATTGAAGAAGATGTTCAAGCAGATCAAAATAAATTTTACTCCTATTCTGAATTTACTTCAAATCTATATAATTCTGTTGGAGGAGGTCCTAATAGCGTCATTGGAATATCACAATTAATGGATGCTCGTGTTGATTATATTTTGGGTTTATCAGATTTTCAAGCTGCTCAGCCACAAATAGCAAGTGCCTCTTATAGTCCTGAGGAGGTTTCTGCAAATTCAGAAGTCTGGTTGAGTACAGAAGTAGAACAAGCCGAACAAGTTTTTCTGGCCTATAGACAAAGTCAACTAGGAATATTTGAAAAAGTAGAAATGTTTGATGATGGAAATCATCAGGATGGCGCTGCCGGGGATGGTGTTTATGGGATATCGATTTTGGTAAGTCACAGCGATATTCAATACTATATCTATGCAGCAAATACCGATGCTGTAGCTTTTCTTCCAGTGAGAGCAGAATATGAGTTTTTCGACATCAGCGTAAATAACGATTTGGTTATTAATGAATTAATGGCTGATAATGAAAGTACCGTTGTGGATCAAAATGGAGAATATGACGATTGGATAGAATTATATAATAATAGCAATACCACTATTGAACTAGAAGGTATTTACTTAAGTGATGATGCCACAGAACCTGATATGTGGGCCTTCCCTGATACCAATATTTTAGCAGGAGATTATCTCATTATTTGGGCCGATAAAGATGAAGAGCAATCTGGCTTACATGCCGATTTAAAGCTTTCTTCTTCTGGAGAATCATTATTCCTATATGATACTGATTTAAATGTGATTGACCAAGTTACCTTCACTGAACAAAAGGCAGATACCTCCTATGGAAGATACCCCAATGGAACTGGTGATTTTGCAGAAATGATGGCTACTTTTAGTGAAGAAAATGAACCTTTAATTATGGATGTCTCAAATCTTGAAAGCTTGAATTCTGGTATTCAATTAGATCAAAATATTCCAAACCCTTTCACGCACCAAACACAAATAAATATTGAGATAGAAAAAACTGGCTATGTAAGTTTGGGTGTTTATAATATGTATGGACAACTGATAGAAACCTTAGAAGCAGGTGAAAAACAAGCTGGGAAGTATTCTTACCAATGGAATGCCGACAATAATAAAACAGGAGTTTACCTATATCAACTTCAGTTTGAAGGCCAATCCTTAGTGAAAAAAATGTTGGTGCAATAA
- a CDS encoding TetR/AcrR family transcriptional regulator encodes MRNEKHNKSYKTLLETAKPLFWKYGVKRVSVEEICKEAKVSKMTFYRHFKNKNELALEIMLKIFDKGLLDYRQVMAQDIPFVQKIEEIISLKFQNTQDVSEEFIKDIYVNGDITTQKMIEEYSETMLLEFKQDLANAQKKGWIRKDIKIEFIMKMRDQITQLLNDDSFLAIYKTPQEAIMEVTRFFFYGLMNSEEAKS; translated from the coding sequence ATGAGAAACGAAAAACATAATAAAAGTTATAAAACCCTTTTGGAAACCGCCAAACCTCTTTTCTGGAAATACGGTGTAAAAAGAGTGAGTGTTGAAGAAATATGCAAAGAAGCCAAAGTGAGTAAGATGACCTTCTATCGCCATTTTAAAAATAAGAACGAATTGGCTTTGGAAATCATGCTGAAGATTTTTGATAAAGGATTATTAGACTATAGACAGGTGATGGCACAAGATATTCCCTTTGTACAAAAAATAGAAGAAATTATTTCCTTGAAATTTCAAAACACCCAAGATGTAAGTGAAGAATTTATCAAAGATATTTATGTGAATGGGGATATCACGACACAAAAAATGATTGAGGAATATTCTGAAACCATGCTTCTAGAATTTAAACAAGACTTGGCCAATGCTCAAAAAAAAGGATGGATCAGAAAAGACATTAAGATAGAATTCATCATGAAAATGAGAGACCAAATCACTCAATTACTCAATGATGATTCATTTTTAGCTATATATAAAACACCCCAAGAAGCCATTATGGAAGTCACTAGGTTTTTCTTTTATGGTTTGATGAATTCGGAGGAGGCCAAATCATGA
- a CDS encoding DUF1566 domain-containing protein, which produces MKDLTRLTVQRMLYSLGLLLVIMVLLSCTKNDEEIIVDDTTGGEVILPEVSGYPIVETMQVTFYDNQNDISKPAQGASFYGQDASYTGNQTSYVDNGDGTVTDMVTGLMWQQSPDTDGDGDIDADDKLTYAEALAGASSFDLGGYDDWRLPSIKEQYSLIVFTGVDPSGYEGDDTDGLIPFIDTDYFDFAYGDTDAGERIIDSQYASSNLYVDGELLFGVNFADGRIKGYGLSMPFGPGDKTFFVTYVRGNTEYGINQFVDNEDGTISDEATELMWMQDDNGAGKNWEEALTYAENFEFAGHSDWRLPDVKELQSILDYSRSPGTTQSAAIDPLFNASEITNEAGQSDYACYWSGTTHSNWSDVGGSAGAYVSFGRAMGYMDGSWTDVHGAGAQRSDPKTGNPDDYPTGNGPQGDAIRIYNYVRLVRSI; this is translated from the coding sequence ATGAAGGATTTAACAAGGTTAACAGTACAGAGAATGTTATATAGTTTAGGTTTACTTTTAGTAATCATGGTATTATTAAGTTGTACAAAAAATGATGAAGAAATCATAGTGGATGACACCACAGGTGGAGAGGTAATTTTACCAGAAGTTTCCGGATATCCAATAGTAGAAACCATGCAAGTAACATTCTATGATAACCAAAACGATATTTCTAAACCAGCACAAGGTGCATCATTTTATGGTCAAGATGCAAGCTATACAGGAAACCAAACCTCTTATGTTGATAATGGTGATGGCACTGTTACAGATATGGTAACTGGCCTAATGTGGCAGCAGAGCCCAGATACCGATGGTGATGGTGATATAGATGCCGATGATAAACTAACTTATGCCGAAGCTTTGGCTGGGGCATCTTCTTTTGATTTGGGAGGATATGATGATTGGAGATTACCTAGTATTAAAGAACAATATTCCTTAATCGTTTTTACTGGAGTAGATCCAAGTGGTTATGAAGGTGATGATACCGATGGATTAATTCCTTTCATCGATACAGATTACTTCGACTTTGCTTATGGAGATACGGATGCTGGTGAAAGAATCATCGATTCTCAATACGCTTCCTCCAATTTGTATGTAGATGGAGAATTACTATTTGGAGTAAACTTTGCCGATGGTAGAATTAAAGGTTATGGATTATCTATGCCTTTTGGCCCTGGTGATAAAACCTTTTTTGTAACCTACGTAAGAGGAAACACAGAATATGGAATCAATCAATTTGTTGATAATGAAGATGGAACCATAAGCGATGAGGCAACAGAATTAATGTGGATGCAAGATGATAATGGAGCAGGTAAGAACTGGGAAGAAGCATTAACATACGCTGAGAATTTTGAATTTGCTGGACATAGTGATTGGAGATTACCCGATGTAAAAGAATTACAAAGTATTTTAGATTATAGTCGCTCTCCTGGTACTACACAATCAGCTGCTATCGACCCATTATTCAATGCTAGCGAAATAACCAACGAAGCAGGGCAAAGCGATTACGCGTGCTATTGGTCAGGAACAACACATTCCAACTGGTCAGATGTTGGTGGTTCAGCAGGAGCTTATGTAAGCTTTGGAAGGGCCATGGGATATATGGATGGAAGCTGGACAGATGTGCATGGTGCAGGAGCTCAACGTAGCGACCCAAAAACAGGAAATCCTGATGATTATCCAACTGGAAATGGACCACAAGGAGATGCGATTAGAATATATAATTACGTTAGATTAGTGAGGAGTATATAG
- a CDS encoding M28 family peptidase, which translates to MMKRIYLLSIFLIFGLFSFAQTYNAQVENVINTVNLDSLIYQMRNLSGEDEVVINDETTTIEHRVSNWGNNLAAQYIYETLENIGLEPTWDLYSMNGVNVYAVQEGSVYPDEYYMICAHYDAVDYYCADDNASGSAAVIEAARILSSMEFEYSIIYALWDEEEIGLIGSADYAAIAASNGDVIHSVINMDMIAWDGDEDMVAEIHSSYTANSNELSDYIVEIDEIYSLAIEPSVIIPGAGGTDHSSFWNNDYAAVVVSEEYYGGDFNPYYHTAQDRIAVLNMDYFHEMSKLCIASLTSFCHPILNTSVSENRKSDAKHIQVYPNPATTIAHITCRTPSSDFTQVTLLNNMGQSLLTLYQGEVIGESLNLELPLNSLAKGIYFVKMESTNGSKTQKLMVE; encoded by the coding sequence ATGATGAAACGTATTTATTTACTATCGATTTTCCTAATATTTGGACTGTTTTCATTTGCTCAAACCTATAATGCTCAGGTTGAAAATGTCATCAATACTGTAAATTTAGATTCACTAATTTATCAAATGAGAAACCTCAGTGGTGAAGATGAAGTGGTGATTAATGATGAAACTACTACCATTGAGCATAGAGTGAGTAATTGGGGGAATAATTTAGCTGCTCAATATATTTATGAAACACTAGAAAATATTGGATTAGAACCCACTTGGGATTTATACAGCATGAATGGCGTAAATGTATATGCAGTGCAAGAAGGCAGTGTATACCCTGACGAATATTATATGATATGTGCCCATTACGATGCGGTAGATTATTATTGTGCCGATGATAATGCCAGTGGTTCGGCTGCAGTGATTGAAGCGGCTCGTATTTTAAGCAGTATGGAGTTTGAATACTCCATTATCTATGCTCTTTGGGACGAAGAAGAAATTGGATTGATTGGTAGTGCGGATTATGCCGCTATAGCGGCCAGTAATGGTGATGTAATACATTCAGTTATAAATATGGATATGATTGCTTGGGATGGTGATGAAGATATGGTTGCGGAGATACATTCTAGCTATACAGCCAATTCCAATGAATTATCAGATTATATAGTTGAGATTGACGAGATCTATAGCTTGGCAATAGAACCAAGTGTGATCATTCCGGGTGCAGGTGGCACCGATCATTCTAGCTTTTGGAATAATGACTATGCTGCTGTGGTGGTATCAGAAGAATATTATGGTGGAGATTTTAATCCCTATTATCATACAGCACAAGATAGAATTGCTGTATTAAACATGGATTATTTCCATGAAATGTCTAAATTATGTATTGCTAGCTTGACTTCTTTCTGCCATCCTATTTTAAATACCTCGGTAAGTGAAAACAGAAAGTCAGATGCCAAACATATACAGGTTTATCCTAATCCTGCAACTACTATAGCTCATATTACTTGTCGAACTCCTTCATCTGATTTTACTCAAGTCACTTTATTGAATAATATGGGACAAAGTTTATTAACTCTATACCAAGGTGAGGTAATAGGAGAGAGTTTGAATCTGGAGCTTCCTCTAAATTCTTTAGCCAAGGGTATTTATTTTGTAAAAATGGAATCAACTAATGGCTCTAAAACACAGAAATTAATGGTAGAATAG